In a single window of the Tellurirhabdus bombi genome:
- the treF gene encoding alpha,alpha-trehalase TreF → MSAPLSLPLTPDQLFGPLYFDVQLSRIFGDSKTFVDCVPKMNPADIVTLYEIQKGKPDFDLLSFVHQHFILPTSPATDFTSNVSVSTVEHIEKLWDLLTRPADAPTEGSSRLPLPYPHVVPGGRFREIFYWDSYFTMLGLKQSGRLSLLRNMMDNFTYLIDTYGFIPNGNRTYFQSRSQPPYFAQMVDLMVELDGPDALTHYLPYMRQEYNFWMSGSTALSDTVSASERVVQVPGGLVLNRYWDPLTTPRPEAYPKEAEAAQQARHMGISPAEFSRHIRAACESGWDFSSRWLADGKSMATIYAADIVPVDLNCLMYYLENQLQKAYSQSNNPQEADRFRQLAASRKETIQRLFWSDTHQFFMDYDLVNQQLTPAITLAGVYPLFFKLATPEQAGSVHDRLRDEFLQPGGLITSLERSGQQWDSPNGWAPLQWTAYQALKNYGFDQTAQEVRRRWLHLNDQVFKATGKMTEKYNVVTTDAAGGGGNYPNQDGFGWTNGVYLQLLHS, encoded by the coding sequence ATGTCTGCCCCGCTTTCGTTACCTCTGACACCTGATCAACTATTTGGCCCTCTGTATTTTGATGTTCAGTTGAGCCGCATTTTCGGCGATTCAAAAACGTTCGTGGATTGCGTACCGAAAATGAATCCTGCCGATATTGTTACGTTGTACGAAATTCAGAAGGGCAAGCCGGACTTTGACTTGCTTTCGTTTGTGCATCAGCATTTTATTCTGCCAACTTCGCCCGCCACCGACTTCACCAGTAACGTTTCTGTTTCGACCGTCGAACACATTGAAAAGCTCTGGGACTTGCTCACGCGCCCTGCCGATGCGCCAACGGAGGGAAGTTCGCGTTTGCCGCTGCCCTATCCGCACGTCGTTCCGGGTGGGCGTTTCCGGGAGATCTTTTATTGGGATAGTTACTTTACGATGTTGGGCCTGAAACAGTCGGGGCGTCTGAGTTTGCTGCGGAATATGATGGATAATTTCACGTACCTGATTGATACGTACGGCTTTATTCCCAACGGGAACCGGACTTACTTTCAAAGTCGCTCACAGCCCCCGTACTTTGCCCAAATGGTTGACCTGATGGTCGAACTGGACGGCCCGGATGCGTTGACCCATTACCTGCCTTACATGCGGCAAGAGTACAATTTCTGGATGTCGGGCAGCACGGCCCTTTCCGATACGGTTTCTGCTTCCGAGCGGGTTGTTCAAGTACCCGGTGGGTTGGTTTTGAATCGGTATTGGGACCCCCTTACTACCCCCCGCCCCGAAGCTTATCCGAAAGAAGCCGAAGCGGCCCAGCAGGCACGGCACATGGGCATTTCCCCCGCCGAGTTTAGCCGCCACATCCGCGCCGCCTGCGAATCGGGTTGGGATTTTAGTAGCCGATGGCTGGCCGATGGAAAATCAATGGCTACGATCTACGCCGCTGATATTGTCCCCGTTGATTTGAATTGCCTGATGTATTACCTCGAAAATCAGCTTCAAAAAGCTTATTCCCAGAGCAATAATCCGCAGGAAGCCGACCGGTTCAGGCAGTTGGCCGCAAGCCGAAAAGAAACGATTCAGCGTTTATTCTGGAGCGATACGCATCAGTTTTTTATGGATTATGACTTGGTAAACCAGCAATTAACTCCTGCCATTACGCTGGCCGGGGTCTATCCCCTTTTCTTCAAATTAGCTACCCCCGAACAGGCTGGCTCCGTGCATGATCGGTTACGCGACGAGTTTCTTCAACCCGGCGGGCTGATCACCTCGCTTGAGCGTTCGGGGCAGCAGTGGGATTCGCCCAACGGCTGGGCACCTTTACAATGGACTGCTTACCAGGCCCTCAAAAATTATGGATTTGATCAAACCGCTCAGGAAGTGCGTCGGCGGTGGCTTCACCTAAATGACCAGGTTTTTAAGGCAACCGGCAAGATGACCGAAAAATACAATGTCGTTACTACAGACGCGGCGGGCGGCGGGGGCAATTATCCTAACCAGGATGGCTTCGGCTGGACCAACGGCGTTTACCTCCAGTTATTACACAGTTGA
- a CDS encoding aldo/keto reductase, protein MKYNVLGNTGLLVSELCLGTMTFGGRGYWTAIGQLEQQPVDDLVKRSIDAGINFIDTANVYSEGLSEEMTGKAIQNLGVNRHDLVIATKVRGKMGDGPNQTGLSRKHILFQAEESLRRLNTDYIDLYQIHGFDPITPLEETLRALDDLVTSGKVRYIGCSNLAAWHLMKSLAYSEHKNLAKFVSLQAYYTIAGRDLERELVPLLLDQKVGLMVWSPLAGGLLSGKYGRDQQGPEDSRRINFDFPPVNKEKAFDILDVMHAMAADKGISVAQLALAWLLHQPVVTTVIIGAKKVEQLEDNLKSIDVKLTEEDLKKLEEVSKLAPEYPGWMIERQGADRKS, encoded by the coding sequence ATGAAGTACAATGTTTTAGGAAACACGGGACTACTGGTTTCCGAGCTTTGTTTGGGCACCATGACTTTTGGGGGCCGGGGCTACTGGACCGCCATTGGCCAGCTAGAGCAGCAACCCGTTGACGACCTGGTCAAACGCTCAATCGACGCCGGCATCAATTTTATCGATACGGCCAATGTCTACTCGGAAGGTTTGTCGGAAGAAATGACCGGTAAGGCCATTCAGAACCTGGGCGTGAACCGCCATGATCTGGTTATTGCCACCAAAGTGCGGGGTAAAATGGGCGACGGCCCTAACCAAACCGGCCTGAGTCGCAAGCACATTCTGTTTCAGGCAGAAGAAAGCCTGCGGCGGCTAAATACAGATTACATCGATTTATACCAAATTCACGGCTTCGACCCGATTACACCGCTTGAAGAAACGCTACGGGCTTTGGATGATCTGGTAACCAGTGGAAAAGTGCGCTATATTGGCTGTAGTAATCTGGCAGCCTGGCACTTGATGAAATCACTGGCTTATTCGGAGCATAAAAATCTGGCGAAATTTGTCTCGCTTCAGGCTTATTATACCATCGCGGGCCGCGACCTGGAACGCGAACTGGTTCCGCTCCTGCTCGATCAGAAAGTGGGCCTGATGGTTTGGAGTCCGCTGGCGGGCGGATTACTCAGTGGGAAATACGGTCGTGACCAGCAGGGACCGGAAGATTCCCGCCGGATTAATTTTGACTTTCCGCCGGTGAACAAAGAGAAAGCCTTCGATATTCTGGATGTAATGCACGCTATGGCTGCCGATAAAGGCATCTCGGTGGCTCAATTGGCACTGGCTTGGTTGCTTCACCAACCGGTAGTAACCACGGTAATTATTGGGGCAAAAAAAGTAGAGCAACTGGAAGACAACCTCAAATCCATAGATGTAAAACTGACGGAAGAAGACCTGAAAAAATTAGAGGAAGTTAGCAAACTTGCTCCCGAATACCCCGGCTGGATGATCGAACGGCAGGGTGCCGACCGTAAAAGCTAA